A single genomic interval of Vulpes vulpes isolate BD-2025 chromosome 3, VulVul3, whole genome shotgun sequence harbors:
- the C3H16orf54 gene encoding transmembrane protein C16orf54 homolog encodes MSSTPEQPSGQQEGLPVSELVPWPPLPCGPCIPIMLALASLAALFLLTTAVLAERLFRRSLHSDPGNHAPTLVWRPGGELWIEPRGTARERSEDWYGSAVPLLMDQPPDPPTPGGTLEARATAPPVPLAPLTPPGSLAHHTPQRAPACNTFWGPQASEERPYAPGLVSWAEPEQRPEANMHLGSPQAQRQRLGSPDFEWGLQPRVTLEQISAFWRREGRTSVGF; translated from the coding sequence ATGTCTTCAACACCAGAGCAGCCCTCTGGGCAACAGGAGGGACTCCCTGTGTCCGAACTGGTTCCGTGGCCCCCACTGCCCTGCGGGCCCTGCATCCCCATCATGCTGGCCCTGGCCTCCCTCGCCGCACTCTTCCTCCTAACCACAGCCGTGTTGGCCGAACGCCTGTTCCGTCGCTCTCTGCACTCGGACCCTGGCAACCACGCACCCACCCTGGTCTGGCGCCCTGGAGGAGAACTGTGGATCGAGCCCAGGGGTACTGCCCGAGAGCGCTCAGAGGACTGGTATGGCTCTGCAGTCCCCTTGCTCATGGACCAGCCCCCAGACCCTCCCACCCCTGGGGGCACATTGGAGGCCAGAGCCACAGCCCCACCTGTCCCTTTAGCCCCACTCACCCCTCCCGGCTCCTTGGCCCACCATACCCCACAGAGGGCCCCAGCCTGCAACACCTTCTGGGGGCCCCAGGCCTCGGAGGAAAGGCCCTACGCCCCAGGCCTGGTAAGCTGGGCTGAGCCTGAACAGAGGCCAGAGGCCAACATGCATctggggagcccccaggcccagaGGCAGCGACTAGGAAGCCCCGATTTTGAGTGGGGCCTCCAGCCTCGGGTCACCCTGGAGCAGATCTCAGCTTTCTGGAGGCGTGAAGGTCGGACCAGTGTGGGGTTCTGA
- the ZG16 gene encoding zymogen granule membrane protein 16 isoform X3 codes for MLTIALLALLCASASANAIQARSSSYNGEYGGGGGERFSHSGNQLEGPITALRIRVNRYYIVGLQVRYGKVWSDYVGGTQGDLEEIFLHPGESVIQVSGKYKYYLRKLVFVTDKGRYLPFGKDTGTSFNAVPLYPNTVLRFISGRAGSLINAIGLHWDVYPSDCSSC; via the exons ATGTTGACCATTGCTCTTCTGGCCCTACTCTGTGCATCAGCCTCGGCCAATGCCA TTCAGGCTAGGTCCTCCTCATACAATGGAGAGtatggaggtggtggaggggagcGATTCTCCCATTCTGGCAACCAGCTGGAAGGGCCTATCACCGCCCTCCGTATCCGGGTCAACAGATACTACATCGTAGG CCTCCAGGTGCGCTATGGCAAGGTATGGAGCGACTATGTGGGTGGCACCCAGGGAGATCTGGAGGAGATCTTCCTGCACCCCGGGGAGTCAGTGATCCAGGTGTCTGGCAAGTACAAGTACTACCTGAGGAAGCTGGTCTTCGTGACGGACAAGGGCCGCTACCTGCCTTTTGGGAAAGACACAGGCACGAGCTTCAACGCCGTCCCCTTGTACCCCAACACTGTGCTCCGATTCATCAGCGGCCGTGCTGGCTCCCTCATCAATGCCATTGGCCTACACTGGGACGTCTACCCCAGTGACTGCAGCAGTTGCTGA